A part of Kitasatospora acidiphila genomic DNA contains:
- a CDS encoding helix-turn-helix transcriptional regulator, which produces MPSDLPDWLIAQRVQVGHRIRDLRIQRGLSQEQLAHEAGIARHTVYRTELATHSASLDALGLIAETLGVPLWQLFRDE; this is translated from the coding sequence GTGCCTTCCGACCTGCCCGACTGGCTGATCGCGCAGCGCGTCCAGGTCGGACACCGCATCCGCGACCTGCGCATCCAGCGCGGTCTGTCTCAAGAGCAGCTCGCCCACGAGGCAGGAATCGCCCGCCACACGGTCTACCGCACCGAGCTGGCAACCCACTCGGCGTCACTCGATGCGCTCGGCCTCATCGCTGAAACCCTCGGCGTGCCGCTCTGGCAGCTCTTCCGGGACGAGTAG
- a CDS encoding helix-turn-helix domain-containing protein produces MVAPDLPIGDRIRHYRQTRGNRRQDVIAGLVGITPDYLSQIERGLKTPTVQVLHAIAKELGVPTAALLSEAALPAAAPADSSEPAISRALMGYGPPRSTDPTPLPILRERVEQAWRSWQTSPTRFTDAAVTLPDLIADVEHTVRAHRSEPAPHRDALRCAADLYFLLRSYLRRTGRVDLSLMAADRAVRAAEDADDPLRIAAAQWNLGHVLLAADEAEGAEQVATRAAADLAPRVAAHDAESDAMAGALKLVTVVAATRRRDWWTARDRLNETRDIARRTGEGNVMWTVYGPTNVELHRVSIEMEAGEAGEALRMADAIDTSELPSREREFTFTLEVARCYDLRREDASVLLSLLELEQLAPEDLARQPLARDMLLGLVRRARAMHARQAEALAVRLGLL; encoded by the coding sequence ATGGTCGCGCCAGACCTCCCCATCGGCGACAGGATCCGGCACTACCGCCAGACCCGCGGCAACCGACGCCAAGACGTCATCGCCGGCCTCGTCGGAATCACACCCGACTACCTGTCACAGATCGAACGGGGCCTCAAGACCCCTACCGTCCAGGTCCTTCACGCCATCGCCAAGGAGCTCGGAGTGCCCACCGCAGCGTTACTCTCCGAGGCAGCACTCCCCGCCGCTGCCCCTGCAGACAGCAGCGAACCGGCAATCAGCCGAGCGCTCATGGGCTACGGCCCACCACGAAGTACGGACCCCACCCCACTGCCTATCCTCCGCGAGCGGGTTGAACAGGCGTGGCGTAGCTGGCAGACCTCTCCAACTCGCTTCACCGATGCCGCCGTCACGCTCCCCGACTTGATCGCCGACGTCGAGCACACCGTCCGCGCCCACCGCAGCGAGCCCGCGCCCCATCGAGACGCCCTCCGATGCGCCGCCGACCTCTACTTCCTTCTCCGCTCCTATCTTCGCCGCACCGGCCGAGTCGATCTCTCCCTCATGGCCGCCGACCGGGCCGTACGCGCTGCCGAGGACGCCGACGATCCCCTGCGAATCGCCGCTGCACAGTGGAACCTCGGGCACGTCCTCCTCGCCGCCGACGAAGCGGAGGGAGCGGAGCAGGTCGCCACCCGCGCCGCTGCCGACCTGGCGCCCCGCGTCGCGGCTCATGACGCCGAATCCGACGCCATGGCTGGCGCTCTCAAGCTCGTCACCGTGGTTGCCGCCACCCGCCGCCGCGACTGGTGGACTGCCCGCGACCGGCTGAATGAGACGCGGGACATCGCACGCCGCACCGGCGAGGGCAACGTCATGTGGACCGTCTACGGGCCCACCAACGTGGAGTTGCACCGGGTCAGCATCGAGATGGAGGCGGGAGAGGCTGGGGAGGCGCTACGGATGGCCGATGCGATCGACACCTCCGAGCTGCCGTCCCGCGAGAGGGAGTTCACGTTCACGCTCGAAGTCGCGCGCTGCTACGACCTGCGCCGCGAGGACGCCTCAGTTCTCCTGAGCCTGCTGGAGCTGGAGCAGTTGGCCCCCGAGGACTTGGCCCGGCAACCTCTTGCGCGCGACATGTTGCTTGGCCTGGTGCGCAGAGCCCGGGCGATGCATGCCCGTCAGGCAGAGGCGCTGGCCGTTCGGCTGGGCTTGTTGTGA
- a CDS encoding helix-turn-helix domain-containing protein produces MTVADIDKIIGKRIQKARLRRGWSQAMLGDQVDRTTSWISQVERGVISLDSIAMATKLADALGVDPPRLLALDTRYPAWQPVEKAAPPAPVAPPEHPTSDRLLRRTFTLGSIAGITAALGAMSPDTSEQVAARSDRGRIDRQALLELETISRSIRRSFTAFPAHALLPVAHHQIELALSLRPREQPQADRFALLNHIAEMAAMAGGMLTLDMQDYAAADTYMTLAQQLARETGNWEISALVFGGRAFVEAHQGGDRDDALDYALAAVDQAENGACLRTRAWTHAVASEMHAACGDEAGFRDSLDAARSLLAGPVDDDHRWGGFSWFDLSKADGYEGGDLVAMGRWREALPALDVALQRLPEPMLRHRATAHVGRAEAHAGAGDAEAACADGHAALDLVARVQHRDTLRRVTALHRALRATANSSTVRALGQHVLDTKVIVKTKAA; encoded by the coding sequence ATGACCGTGGCAGACATCGACAAGATCATCGGGAAGCGGATCCAGAAAGCCCGACTGCGCCGCGGATGGTCGCAGGCCATGCTCGGCGACCAGGTCGACCGCACCACATCGTGGATCTCGCAGGTCGAGCGAGGTGTGATCTCCCTCGACAGCATCGCGATGGCCACGAAACTCGCCGACGCCCTCGGCGTCGACCCGCCGCGCCTGCTCGCGCTCGACACGCGCTACCCGGCCTGGCAGCCGGTCGAAAAAGCCGCGCCGCCGGCGCCCGTTGCTCCGCCCGAGCATCCCACGAGCGACCGGCTGCTGAGACGCACCTTCACCCTCGGCTCCATCGCCGGCATCACCGCAGCCCTGGGCGCTATGTCCCCGGACACGAGCGAACAGGTGGCCGCTCGCTCGGACCGCGGGCGAATCGACCGGCAAGCGCTACTTGAGTTGGAGACGATCAGTCGCAGCATCCGCCGATCCTTCACCGCCTTCCCGGCCCATGCCCTGCTGCCGGTGGCACACCATCAGATCGAACTGGCCCTCTCACTGCGCCCCAGAGAGCAGCCGCAGGCCGACCGGTTCGCGCTGCTCAACCACATAGCAGAGATGGCGGCCATGGCCGGCGGCATGCTGACCCTCGACATGCAGGACTACGCCGCCGCCGATACCTATATGACGCTCGCCCAGCAGCTCGCACGCGAAACGGGCAACTGGGAGATCAGCGCGCTGGTGTTCGGCGGCCGGGCCTTCGTGGAGGCGCACCAGGGCGGCGACCGGGACGACGCGCTGGACTACGCCCTCGCCGCCGTCGACCAGGCCGAGAATGGCGCATGCCTGCGCACCAGGGCGTGGACGCACGCAGTCGCCTCCGAGATGCACGCCGCCTGCGGCGACGAGGCCGGGTTCCGCGACTCGCTGGATGCGGCCCGCTCGCTGCTGGCCGGCCCGGTGGACGACGACCACCGCTGGGGCGGCTTCTCCTGGTTCGACCTGTCGAAAGCGGACGGCTACGAGGGCGGGGACCTGGTGGCGATGGGCCGGTGGCGCGAGGCACTTCCGGCTCTCGACGTCGCGCTCCAGCGGCTGCCCGAGCCGATGCTGCGCCATCGCGCGACCGCTCATGTCGGCCGGGCCGAGGCCCACGCCGGGGCAGGCGACGCGGAGGCGGCCTGCGCGGACGGGCACGCGGCTCTCGACCTGGTCGCCCGCGTCCAGCACAGGGACACTCTGCGCCGGGTCACCGCGCTGCACCGGGCCCTGCGCGCGACAGCGAACTCCTCGACCGTGCGGGCGCTGGGGCAGCACGTGCTGGACACCAAAGTGATCGTCAAGACGAAGGCGGCGTGA
- a CDS encoding HAD family hydrolase: protein MAKRLVLWDVDHTLIATRGVGHEAFAAAFERVTGRPLEKQAEITGRSELAILRETLVLHGLPRDLVDFQEYTEILASEYLRRAGELRERGHALPGAAAALGTLASLPGVVQTAATGNVRSVAEIKLQTFGLDRHIDFEVGGYGEDAEVRADMVRVALRRAGVEPNEAIIFGDTVADVEAGLATGVFAVAVATGRTSAAELTAAGADRVLLGLEETAVVAGLVCDLPS, encoded by the coding sequence GTGGCCAAGCGGCTGGTGCTCTGGGATGTTGACCACACGCTGATCGCGACGCGCGGTGTGGGGCATGAGGCGTTCGCGGCGGCGTTCGAGCGCGTCACGGGGCGCCCTCTGGAAAAGCAGGCGGAGATCACCGGCCGCAGCGAGCTCGCAATCCTGCGGGAAACCCTGGTGCTGCACGGCCTTCCCCGTGACCTCGTCGACTTCCAGGAGTACACGGAGATCCTCGCGTCGGAGTACCTACGACGGGCTGGCGAGTTGAGGGAACGCGGGCATGCCTTGCCGGGGGCGGCGGCTGCGCTGGGGACTCTGGCGTCGCTGCCCGGTGTGGTGCAGACGGCGGCGACGGGCAATGTGCGCTCGGTCGCGGAGATCAAGCTGCAGACATTCGGGCTGGACCGGCACATCGACTTCGAGGTCGGTGGTTACGGTGAGGACGCTGAGGTCCGCGCCGACATGGTCCGCGTCGCGTTGCGGCGAGCCGGGGTGGAGCCGAATGAGGCGATCATCTTCGGGGACACGGTCGCCGATGTGGAGGCCGGCCTGGCGACGGGCGTCTTCGCGGTGGCTGTGGCGACCGGGCGGACCAGTGCGGCCGAGCTGACGGCAGCGGGCGCTGATCGAGTGCTCCTAGGGCTGGAGGAGACGGCCGTCGTGGCTGGACTGGTCTGCGACCTGCCATCGTGA